One Fulvia fulva chromosome 12, complete sequence genomic region harbors:
- a CDS encoding Cyanide hydratase — protein sequence MVAKIRKYKAAAVNAEPGWLDLEKSVQKTIHWINEAGKAGCKLIAFPELWIPGYPYWMWRVNYQESLPLLKKYREQSLPSDSPEMHRIRAAAKKNSIFVSLGYSEVDLNSLYTSQVMIDSSGNIINHRRKIRATHVERLVFGDGTGDTTSMVVDTEIGRIGHLNCWENMNPFLKAYAVSLGEEVHIAAWPLYPHANTLTYPDPYTNISDANADIVTPAYAIETGSFTLAPFQMISKEGVDLQTPPGKEREDHHIYNGNTRIFGPDGQPRIKRPSEDFEGLVFIDIDLDEAHLSKALNDFGGHYMRPDLIRLVVDTDRKNLVSKVTGPGTHEVVSTIERTGLNKPLKEDEDGEPDVEHL from the coding sequence ATGGTCGCCAAGATCCGCAAGTACAAGGCCGCCGCCGTCAACGCCGAGCCAGGATGGCTCGATCTCGAGAAGTCCGTCCAGAAGACCATCCACTGGATCAACGAAGCCGGCAAAGCGGGATGCAAGCTCATCGCATTCCCTGAGCTCTGGATTCCTGGCTACCCATACTGGATGTGGCGCGTCAACTACCAGGAGTCCCTCCCCCTGCTCAAGAAGTACCGCGAGCAGTCTTTGCCATCAGATTCGCCGGAGATGCATCGCATCAGAGCCGCAGCCAAAAAGAATTCCATTTTCGTCTCCTTGGGCTATTCTGAGGTCGATCTCAACAGCTTGTACACCAGTCAAGTGATGATCGACTCCTCCGGAAACATCATCAACCACCGCCGCAAGATCCGCGCCACACACGTTGAGCGTCTCGTCTTCGGTGACGGCACCGGCGATACCACCTCCATGGTCGTCGACACCGAGATTGGCCGCATCGGCCACCTCAACTGCTGGGAGAACATGAACCCATTTCTCAAGGCATACGCCGTCTCCCTCGGCGAGGAAGTCCACATCGCAGCCTGGCCACTCTACCCACACGCCAACACCCTCACGTACCCAGACCCATACACCAACATCAGCGACGCCAACGCCGACATCGTCACCCCAGCCTACGCCATCGAGACCGGCTCCTTTACTCTCGCGCCCTTCCAGATGATCTCAAAGGAAGGCGTCGACCTCCAGACTCCTCCAGGAAAGGAACGCGAGGACCACCACATCTACAACGGCAATACCAGAATCTTCGGTCCAGATGGTCAGCCACGCATCAAGCGTCCCTCAGAGGACTTCGAAGGGTTGGTTTTTATTGATATTGATTTGGATGAGGCGCATCTGAGCAAGGCGCTGAATGACTTTGGGGGTCATTACATGCGTCCGGATCTGATTCGTTTGGTGGTGGATACTGATCGTAAGAATCTTGTGAGTAAGGTTACAGGGCCGGGGACTCATGAGGTTGTTAGCACGATTGAGCGTACCGGTCTCAACAAGCCGTTGAAGGAGGATGAGGATGGGGAGCCGGATGTTGAGCACCTGTGA
- a CDS encoding ABC1 family protein MCP2, which yields MRPFLSPWAAQTIPFYTQRALTRSSQRNAPWICRQCQQHSIVSKAYKQTTRSRKSIPPITRSFSASQRHLSQAGKRAWREQWGRVPRERKRVAIAAAIAFVTFGAGLAFSERVRHVYIGIERSGRVGVVLFLCIRDYLKILKREDWDNPAFQEELKEVHQRCADRTLQAMEKNGSIFIKLGQHLTSLNYLLPSEWCDTFIPLQDKCPVSSFSSINEMVHKDTGKYLEEYFSEFAAEPIGAASLAQVHIARLKDSDEKVAVKVQHPSLDEWAALDMEVTKFTFRTLRYWFPEYDLTWLSDEVEASLPKELDFREECRNAIRCKEYFSHIKGTPLVVPEVYQADRRFLVMEYITGHRPDDLEYLDANGISRDEVAAALSRIFNEMIFGDGAPLHCDPHGGNLAIRINNKRRKPGNFDVVLYDHGLYRDIPQHIRRAYAHIWLAVLNTDIPEMRKYAYEIAGLTDDEFPIFASAITGRDYSVLTRDITQDRNEEEKRSMTEALGQDLVGKLVGMLGRVPRVILLILKTNDLTRSLEENLHTTTGPVRSFMILARYAARCVWEEEWDLVKGSVLWPTNLIHLSAALYGYAKVALKLKVYEYYLSARRRLGVAEKYANGLEAFQ from the coding sequence ATGAGACCATTCCTGTCGCCTTGGGCGGCTCAAACAATTCCCTTCTATACACAACGCGCCCTCACCCGATCGTCTCAACGGAATGCTCCCTGGATTTGCCGACAATGTCAACAACACAGCATCGTCTCCAAGGCATATAAGCAGACAACGCGATCACGAAAGTCAATACCGCCAATAACGCGATCTTTCTCAGCCTCACAACGACACTTGTCGCAAGCCGGGAAACGAGCATGGCGCGAGCAATGGGGCAGAGTTCCGCGCGAACGGAAACGGGTCGCCATCGCAGCTGCAATCGCCTTCGTCACATTTGGCGCCGGGCTGGCCTTCAGTGAGAGAGTGCGCCATGTATACATTGGGATAGAACGATCTGGACGGGTTGGCGTGGTCCTCTTCCTGTGCATTCGGGATTACCTGAAGATCCTCAAGCGCGAAGATTGGGACAACCCAGCGTTCCAGGAAGAGCTGAAGGAAGTACACCAGAGATGTGCCGACAGGACATTGCAAGCGATGGAGAAGAATGGAAGCATATTTATCAAGCTGGGACAACACCTGACAAGCTTGAACTACCTACTGCCGAGCGAGTGGTGTGACACCTTCATACCGCTCCAGGATAAATGTCCCGTGAGCAGCTTCAGCAGTATCAATGAGATGGTGCATAAAGATACGGGAAAGTACTTGGAGGAGTACTTCAGCGAATTTGCGGCGGAGCCTATTGGAGCGGCATCGCTAGCGCAAGTACACATTGCAAGATTGAAGGACAGCGACGAAAAGGTCGCAGTGAAAGTACAGCATCCGAGCTTGGACGAGTGGGCGGCATTGGATATGGAGGTGACCAAGTTCACTTTCAGGACTCTGCGATACTGGTTCCCGGAGTACGATCTCACCTGGCTGAGCGACGAGGTGGAAGCCAGTTTACCGAAAGAGCTAGACTTCAGGGAAGAATGCAGGAATGCGATCAGATGCAAAGAATACTTCTCCCACATCAAAGGGACGCCCTTGGTCGTGCCGGAGGTATACCAGGCAGATCGAAGATTTCTGGTCATGGAGTACATCACAGGACATCGGCCAGACGATCTGGAATACCTCGATGCGAATGGCATCTCGAGAGATGAAGTCGCCGCCGCTCTTTCCCGCATATTCAACGAGATGATTTTCGGTGACGGTGCACCGCTGCACTGCGATCCTCACGGCGGCAACCTGGCAATCAGAATCAACAACAAACGACGCAAGCCGGGAAATTTTGACGTCGTTCTATATGACCATGGCCTATACCGTGATATCCCTCAACACATTCGACGGGCATACGCTCACATCTGGCTGGCAGTGCTCAATACCGACATCCCGGAAATGCGAAAGTATGCCTACGAGATAGCCGGTCTCACAGACGACGAGTTCCCCATCTTCGCCTCAGCCATCACAGGTCGCGACTACAGTGTCCTCACGCGCGATATCACCCAAGACCGCAACGAAGAAGAAAAGCGCAGCATGACCGAAGCTCTCGGTCAAGATCTCGTTGGGAAACTTGTTGGCATGCTAGGGCGTGTCCCACGAGTCATCCTCCTTATCCTTAAAACCAACGACCTGACTCGAAGTCTTGAGGAGAATCTCCACACCACAACAGGCCCAGTGAGATCTTTCATGATCCTCGCGAGGTATGCGGCGAGGTGTGTATGGGAAGAGGAGTGGGATCTTGTGAAAGGAAGTGTCCTTTGGCCGACGAATCTGATCCATCTCAGCGCGGCCCTGTATGGGTATGCGAAGGTTGCGCTGAAGTTGAAGGTGTATGAGTACTACCTGAGTGCTAGGAGGAGGCTGGGTGTTGCGGAGAAGTATGCGAATGGGTTGGAGGCGTTTCAGTGA